AGGGTCCAGGTGCAAGACTCTTTGAAATTGTGTTAAGCTTAGAGGGTCACTGATCTGATCCCACCAAAGCACCTCGGGCCAGTCCATTTGAGTGCTATTCACCACAAATTGGGTACCAGAGAGGCAGTACGGTGCCACACCTGAACCAGCTCTCCGAAAGACTGCAACTGATAATGGGACATAGCATTCATTCGATCAGGCGCTTGAGGTGTGTTAAGAACATCTTTGGGTGTTACACTTCTGCACAGAGAGCACTGTTAATTGAGATGTTCCCAGGGGTGAGTTCTACAAGCTTTGCAGCTAGAATTAGAATTAGCCTCATGCAGCAGATTTAGATAGTGTTCTCTCTAGCTCTAATCTTGAATGACAAGCTAAGAGGgatatatcatttcagttcatGATGGTCCCGCATTCTGTTACGTGGGGCAAATGATTTGGGATAGTTGCATCTTGCTTATGAATATACCTAAAATATAACACTGTCTTTGTTTTCACATTCTTCTAGAGCAAGCTGAAGCTGCGAGAGACTGAACTTGCACAAAAAGTTGCCTGCATAGAAGAGCAACAGTCAACCATTGCATCGCTGCATGGGGTGATTGCAGATCGTGAGGAAAGGCTATACCTGACAgaacaggagagacgcagactGCACAACACCGTGCAGGAACTCAAGGTAGGCAGGGCCACTGCAACCCACTGTGTCATTATAGGCTCTTCGATAGATAACTGGCATGTTGGATACGTGGCCATTTGAGAATTGCAGACTGACAAAATGGGAGGGGAACAATTGCAAATGGGAAGATCTTGTTTTACTGAAGACAGGTGGAGTGGGCAATGAGGCACTGGGGAGTAGACCAGGGTAGGGGGAGCAGGTGGTGAGTGGGTGAGGTGCCGGTCCTATGGAATGTGGGGGTGCTGCCTAAAGGCTGGTGAGTCTGTACAGAGCATTGACTGTCTGATTTAAGATTGGCCATGGGGAACTGCCTCCTGTTGTAGCTCTGTCTCCATAAACAGAAGGTGGTTTGAGGAATGCTTCCCCTTTGCTCCATGTGTAGCCAACGAAAATccatatttttaaaatcttttctctAGTTTGGATTATGGACCAAAATTGGTAAAGTGCTGGCTTAAAAACCAAAGGCTGTGGAAAGGATTACTGcactttttaaacaaaaaaacaaGTTACCAACTCTTCTTGTAAGCGCTTGTTCTCCTAGCAAGCCAAGGTTCCTGCAGACAGACTGGTACAGGGGGCTGTATATGAAGTGAGATTCAGCTGACAACAAgaagctgattggtctgtggagcAGTGACCAGTGGTTGATGACAAAAGCCTCCACCTTCCAGCAATGATGTAATTAGCTGCCGGGTAGCTGAACTGATTATGGATGTGAGTGATATGGTCAGAAGCCTTTATTTAACTAAGTTAGATTTTAGCTAGTCAATAGTTCAGTTGTTTACCTGTAGCTAGAATCTCTTTATTTGTAAGAAGTGGGAATACTGATTTGAGTAATGACCCATGCTTTCTATTAACCTGGGGCTAAAATAAAAGGTATGTTAGGGAATGTTGCTTACTTtgataaaatctttaacttttgttgGGACTTTGGGAACGTAATTTCCGACATGACTCCAATAATTTGACCCTGTCGCCTTGCAGGGTAACATCCGTGTGATCTGCCGTGTACGGCCCGTTCTCGACTCTGAGAAGGAAGCTTGCAGTGAAATTGAACACGTTCAGTTTTCTCACGATGATGACAAAGTGATCAGTCTGACCAAAAAGGAAGAGGTGAGATTTCTGTTTTTGGTCCATTTGATCCTTCAAAAGTGCTGACCACTTCATGGAGCTGCAGATAGTCAGATTCAGACATAGGAGAGGGAGATTCTTCTCCTCCTCAAAATTCAAACTGTCACATTGACTTTACAGGCCATATGAAATGGTGTGACATAGCTCTCCACTTACTGCAAAGAATTTGAACGAGAGGAGGCCATGCAACCTGAATGCAGCCGGCTGGCTGTATATGCTCCTATTGTTTCCACAGGACTGAGAGCTGCCACCTCTTGGCAATGGAAATTATTTCTAAAACAGAGGACAGCAGTGGTTGTAACTCAACCTCCCACTGTGTTCTTTTGCTGCTTTACAAACTTGAtgtgtttccccctctctgtccctgtctgtagTCTCACACTGGTCGTGATCGGAAAGAAGAGGTGAAATATGACTTCAGTTTTGACCATGTATTCCAGCCAATGGCAAAGCAAAGAGATGTATTTGAGGAAATCTCGCAGCTGGTCCAGGTAAAACTCACTACTAATACGTGGTGGTAATTTATTACTTCAGTCTGTTTAATCTGAGTAATCCTTCAGATTTCAAGTGTTTAAACTTTCAGAGGGCTTTCTGTGCATTGGTAAATGAATTAAACTTTTCTATTCAGTTACTTGATTAAATCAATATTGTGAATGTTCATTGCAAACTTTATCATTCTTCTTATCACAATAGATAGGAGGAGGCTCTACAGCCCTTTAATCCTGTTACCTAATATCTCCCATTCAGCTCCTCgagcctgtttcaccattcaatataaCTGTGACTCATCTCATCTTGGCTTCAACTCCCAATTCCCTGCCCACTGTCCATAAACCATCAAGCCatcactaattaaaaatctgcccATTCCTCAAGGGCTGGAACAACAGTGCAGTACTGCAGCCTCCGTGGTAACAATATCAATCATTCCTCCAGCATCCTCTAGTTTTCATTGACTTGGTTTGAAGAAGTTCTCCCTGAGTTTTGATTACTTTACTCATTTGTAGGATGTGGGTTTTGCTGACTGAATCAAtaattattgcccatcctaagTTGCCTTTGAGATTTCTGCCAGACCGTATCTACTTATTTCCTGTATCTATCCTATTGAATCTTTTTATCATGTTTAACGTGGTCTGGCTGAGAAAGGCATCAGTGCAGAATGTGAAAGCCCAGGATTTGATATCCAACCTGTGCTAAGTTATATCACTGACGTCAGTACCGCCCAGGCTTTGGGAGTATAGTggcccctgttctttctgaatgCACATGTACTGCCCAGTCAAATCTCACTCAGCCACATACCTCCCAGTCTTTCTGCTACTCATCGATAATAGATTATATTAATTGCACCTCTGGTTCTGTATGCAAAGAGTTAATGCATTGGAGGAGGAGAAAGCTGAGCTATTTGTGTACAAACTCAGGCAGTGAACGGAGTGACTTGCCTGAAGTGACAATACCAGTCGGTCAGAATTGAGGGGACATTCAGCATGTCATAACTTGTTCTTTCCTTTCTTCCTTTCATTTCAGTCTGCCTTGGATGGATACAATGTGTGCATCTTTGCCTATGGGCAGACAGGCAGTGGGAAGACATTTACAATGGAAGGGCCTGATGACATGACACCAGAGAACATGGGGATGATTCCTCGAGCGGTTGATCAAATCTTTGCAACAGCAGAGAAACTGAAGACCATGGGATGGACAGTGAGTTACTCCAGAGTCACTCCAGGGTGCAAATCTGCAGCCAGCCCTTGCCTCGTATTTTCTATAGCTGTCAAACTGAGCAGGAGGCGTTAGGACCCTGTAATTAAACAACGTGTGAGTTTTCTTTTCATGTCCTGCAGGAGGCAATGAGAAATGGGTGAACTTCCTTGGATATGCTTCTTATTAACCACTCAATACTGGTGAtgaagtgtgagtgtgagatgaaGGTGTGTCTGTAGTGGAAGATCTTGTGTTTGAATTGTTTTTTTTCCATGTTCTCCTCATCTTTCCCATTGGCCTTGCCTTGTGGTCTCCACACATTTTAAGCTAATGTAAGAAAGTGCCTTTAAATTGCTATGGCACTGTGCCTTTGGCTTGGGGAAGAATTACTGTGACCTGTTTGCTGCGTCACTCCTTCATCCAATACTCATGGCTCTAAAATCCAGAACTTGTAATCATGTGAAATGTTTTAAAAGTATGGAAGACTTGACTAGAGGTATCCTGCGAGTCTACTTGacaaagtgatgccaacagtcaAATGCACGGACGTTATTGCTTTTCAGGAGTATGGCTATTCATTCACCTTTTAAACATTCTGACCAACCAAATAGCCAAACATTTGTTGCTTTGATTCATTTGGCTCCATTGATTGTTTGTTCATTCTGTGAGTGTTTTATTTGAATCTATTTCAGTATAAATTCACTGCCAGCTTTTTGGAGATCTACAATGAGACACTACGTGACCTACTTGTGACAAAACCAGAAAAAAATGTCGAGTATGAGATCAAACGCCTTAACAATAAAAGTGAACAGCTTCATGTCACAAACCTCAAATACGTCACTGTCACTGCAGAAGATCAGGTGTGTAACACCGTCGACTTGATTCTTTCAGCTAAGCTGTATAAATGATGCACTATTAATTGGACCCAATAGCAGGAGCTGACATTCCTTTCACTATCTTTGAGCAGAGCTAGCTAATCAGTTTGACGTTAAAACTTCTCAAGAGAAATGTCTTCCTTGTGCAGTTGAGCGGAGTTCCTCCTTCTGACCATACCTACCTGCATGCAGATCTCTTTCTCACCTCAATAACAAGTTGCTATTCGTTCAAAACAAATGATgttacaacatagaacgttacagcccttcagccctcaatgttgcgctgacctgtgaaaccaatctaaagcccttctaacctacactattccaatatcatccatatgtttattcaatgaccacttaaatgcccttaatgttggtgagtctactactgttgcaggcagtgcattccttcAGCTCCAGTATAATGTCCCTGCTCTTAGAACCTGTGCCATGACTGATCAAGACAAGTATACTATTTGCTGCCTTAACCaccctattaacctgtcctgctGCCCTCAAGGAGCTGTGGACATGTATAACTGAGATCCCTCCGTTCCTCTGAGCATCTTAATGTCCTGCTATTCACAGAGGGCTCCCTTGTCTTTtcgcttcttccaaagtgcatcagctcacatttctcagggttaaattccatctgtcattgatctgctTGTCTGACCAAATGGTTTTTATCTTGGTGTAACCTAAGACCATCCTTTTCACTCTTAACCACCTGATCAATTTCATGTAATCCACTTAGTTATCAGCCCTCCACTTTCTTACCAATATCGTTTGTGTGTAGATATAACATAATAAATCACAAACCGTAATGACTTTTGTGAGTCCAGACCTATTGATTCTTAGCTGTCTTCTGAATAGTCACTCAGTTCAACTGGAAATGTATGATAAATATTGGCTGAGCCAGTGAAACCTACATCCCCTGAACAATTCTTTTTTACAAATCTGCTGGATCATCTGTTTTCTCCAGGTCCACAATTTAATTGCTATTGCAAAAGCCAAACGTTCAGTTGCAAAAACGGCAGCAAATGATCGTTCCTCTCGGAGCCACAGTGTCTTCCAGTTGATGATTGAAGGGAGCAACTCGAACCGTGATCTCCAGTGCACATGTGAGTATCTGTCCCATAATTTATTTTCAACAAATGATGGGCAAAGTTTAAGTTTCAAAATATGATCATGGTCTTTTTGTTTTTCACATACAAGTTGAGAGAGTGATCTTGGCAGCTTCTCCAACCAAAGCAAGTACCTAAACTCCTTGACCTGGAGTCATTCTGGTGGACCCCATTCACACCCTTTGCAGCAATCTCATGTCTATCCAAAAGTGCAGTGAGCAGACAGTGACCCTTTTACAAATCTTCAGTGTAATTCCACTCTATTTTTGTACTCTACCTCTGTTTATACAGAGGTCCCGCGTGTTTTGCTAACTCCCCTCTCAATGTGCCACTTTTTGAATGATAAATGGTGAGGGTCTTTCTGTCCCCATTGATGCATGATAAAATTGTGCCATTAGGTTTATGATACCCGACCTACTGCCAAATGAGGTCACCTGCCACTTTCtccattaaattccatctgccgttACTGTATTGTACTCTGCCTTTTCTGCCAGCCTATATCATAAACTCCTAATAATgtagatagaggccatttggcccattgagtctgtgccgactctctgaagagcatcacacccTGCCCATTCTGTGATCTCATgttttaccatggctaattcagCTAACCAGAACAttcctggattgtgggaggaaaccggagcaccacaGACAtgcggagaacgtgcaaacttgacacagacagccgcccaaggatggaattgaacccgggtccctggcgctgtgaggcagtagtgctaatcactgagctaccgtgcgTCCATTCCAGTGTCCTGTTACACTCATTTTGTATCTTTCTCACTGGTCTGAAACACCAATCAGTAATGTGATTAGTCAAGCACTGTATTTTCATTTTACAAATTCATGCTTCTTCTCCTTAATTAACTACAACCTTTCCAAGTATAGTTTTTCTTTCTCTTACTATACTCACTCCTAGTTTTAAACTGATCAGCTGTAATTGTTAGGAATGCTCCTAACATCTTCTTGAAAATGGGTCTCACATTTGCCAATATCTGGCACtgctgccagactggaaagaTTGGAAGTTTATGGCAAACATTTCAACATCTAATCCCCACTTTCCATCATTTCCAAAACATTGTGCCCATTAGTTATCAACTTATCCATTAACTTTCCATCTTTACTTCTGCTGATATTAACAGCTTCCCCTTCCTTAGTAAACACAAAATGTTTGCTCTATACCTGTGCAGCTTGTCCCTATTAGACCTAACCACCTCTTACTGCTTTAACAAGGTTTCCTTTTATGTTGGCTGCCATTTTATTTTCCTTCACACTTTTGCCAGTTTTTATTTTCCCTCCATCTGTACCCCAAACTATTGAAGAATTCATTGAACATCTGCCTTTCTATCTCCATAACTGACTTTACTTACCCTCCTTGTTGGAATATATCCAACATTTCCTTCAGAATCACCGCCGTTCCATTATTTTGTTTCTTGTTGGTCTCTGATTCCACTTTACCCGAGCTGGATTCCCTCTCATCCCATTAGGCCTCCTCTGGTTTTAAAATTTTGGAAGCAGCATTGTCACTTCAAAACCACTATAATGGCAGCTACTGCCCACAAGAGTAACTCCCACCTTTCTCTATGAGGCACCTTCTCAATCCTTTTACTGGTGAGCCCCATGGTGTTGCTGCCAACATGGAACACGGTCCCTATCCTCTCCAGATTCTAATCCTGCCACCACACCCAGTGGGTTTTGATGTTTTTCACTCCTGTGCTTTAACCGTACTTTTGTTAATGCTGTTGTTTTTCCCTCAGCGACTTTGAGCCTGGTGGACTTGGCTGGCAGTGAGCGCCTGGATAAATCTCACTCAAAGGGTGATCGTTTACGGGAGGCTCAGGCCATCAACACCAGCCTTTCCTGCCTCGGGCATGTCATCATGTCATTGTCAAACAAGGTAAACTCTCCTTTTCAGTCAGGTTCACATTGAAGCTGATGTTTCGGTTCTATTTTGTTCTTTCTTCAGAGAGGTTATAGCTTTAGTGTAAGGGGTCACACAAGGAGGAATTGCTTTTCtgagttgtgaatctgtgcatTTACcaccccagagtgcagtgggcacagggacactgaataaatttgaGAAGGAGATAGATTAATAATGAGTTGCGAGAGAgtaggcaggagagtggagttgaggggTGAAATCAGCCAAAATTTACTATTTCGTAAGCTCCCCTCAGTCGCACTCAAGATTTTAAGCTTTTCATTTATATCCAAC
This Chiloscyllium punctatum isolate Juve2018m chromosome 30, sChiPun1.3, whole genome shotgun sequence DNA region includes the following protein-coding sequences:
- the kifc1 gene encoding kinesin-like protein KIFC1 isoform X3, with translation MDMNVNGSQITAMSGHTLPGSHQTLARKRKVDNTERSPLKDRKMNVNDTMVNGNKNLPQRSRLPQPSLKRMKLNTPVDNTDLPVAVKKFGSSNMTFSAASTISKIASTRPSIGVRSQYGAGLAKAIQGVGTRSRAVNCAATVTGAIGKKPRVAVTAPPSVETAAAGSKRRPAWDLKGQLSDMKVQLGNMRTRMSEYTSKLEVSEVHSKQLQENMHQRDKQLEIASSQIEELQGNLKAMELLLKNREVELEKCRAENSAMQGVLESKLKLRETELAQKVACIEEQQSTIASLHGVIADREERLYLTEQERRRLHNTVQELKGNIRVICRVRPVLDSEKEACSEIEHVQFSHDDDKVISLTKKEESHTGRDRKEEVKYDFSFDHVFQPMAKQRDVFEEISQLVQSALDGYNVCIFAYGQTGSGKTFTMEGPDDMTPENMGMIPRAVDQIFATAEKLKTMGWTYKFTASFLEIYNETLRDLLVTKPEKNVEYEIKRLNNKSEQLHVTNLKYVTVTAEDQVHNLIAIAKAKRSVAKTAANDRSSRSHSVFQLMIEGSNSNRDLQCTSTLSLVDLAGSERLDKSHSKGDRLREAQAINTSLSCLGHVIMSLSNKESHIPYRNSKLTYLLQNSLGGNSKTLMFVNVSPLEENFSESLNSLRFASKVNECVIGTAQLNRK